TCCACCTGGGTCATCATCATCTTGACGTTACTTTCTGTTCCCCCGAAACTCAACTGCGTGTTATCCCTTCAGGACGGAAAGCTTGGACTAACTGAAGTGTTGAGCACGGGATAGTTTTCTGACTTTCCGCTCTTGCAGCTGCTGTATTCTCTTTCAGACTCTCTCACGCTTGCCCTTGTCCTGCCGACCTGACAGACGTCTGGCCCTGGTTGCCACAGATGAACAAGCGACGGTATCATTAGTACTGGACTGTCACGTGACGCCTTCATTCCTTCCCCTAAAATCCCCATCACACAacaccacccacccacacagaCTGCAGCAGGAAACTTCATTACCTTGAGATCAATAAAATAGCCTttattgtagaaaaaaaaaacaatttcagacTTTCatttgtgacaaaaaaataacacaagaaTGGGCTTGggagatataaataaaaattcttCTTCCTTGGGAAACCCATGTATtctcacactgaaaaacactgattatGGGTGCTGTTGTAAACCTACCAGGAGATTCTCTGATAAATCACTGACTTTATCATAAACAGCAGATTTAAACCTGTTATAGTACAATGTAGTGTATCTAAATTTGTTTCTCTTGCTCAGAGTAACAGCTGATGGCCATTTAGGGCCTTTCACAATACTGGGACAACCAAGGTGAACAAATACCAACTTGTGAAATATAACTCTAAGTTCAATGCAGCTATGGAATATATGtaattgtgtttatgtgtccaGGTGTAAGTGTGCCTGTGCATCTGTGTGCACAGTTTGTTCAAGTACAACAAATTTAAGAATATGAAACAATGTGTGACCTTTCAgatgagtttaaaaaaacactagaGGCAGACAAGATGTGTGATATGTACGATAATGTACTGCATAGATGTAGACTTAATCATGAAACTTAAATCTCTCCCTATTAGTTACACAACCTAACAGGAATAAAGTGATTTTCCCCAAAAACATTAACCTGAACTGGACTGTGGTCAGATTttccactttgtttttttttatgtctggtTATTTTGTAACACGCTGTAAGTGgctctttgttttttctgaagTTGAGTTACTGAGAGCAGAGATTGCAACCTTATGTAAATAATGAAAGATGAGAGAAATTCAGCAAACCTACTGCATGAGTTTCTTTGTAACGTCACAAGCAAGAAAAATTACCTCTGAGTAGCAAGCTGTTTAGGAAACCGTTTTGAAGATGGTGCATGtaattttaccaaaaaaaaaaaagtttacatcCCAGGAGACTTTGCATTGTTAAAATGCTACAGAAAATCCTTTCATTGTCTCAATAACCACAAGTCCAAGTGCTTACTTAATGGAATTAGAGGAATACAATGAATAAGACAAGCTTCTTAAAAAAGTCTGTTCCTTTAAGGTTCAAAACGGCAAGGAGGAAACTGGTCCCTACAGTCACTACTGAAGGATAACCTCACCACAGAGCTAGAGTTCAAACAGagtgcaaacacagacacatgggAGTGAAAAGGGCAAGAGTGTTTCTCACAACCATCCAACAACCTGAAGAACACGTTATCTGTCACAGCAATGCTTATACTGTCCAGGGGCTTGAAATTAACCCAAACAATCTCTGGGCTCAGAGCACTACAGTTGGGAAAAAAAGGGAGTGTTTGAGCAGGGGGAGTGAGCCATTTGGACCCCATGTATCCATGTGTATCATCTGTGATCTGCAACAGTGTTCTTTGGTCCTGGGTGGTTCACAAGGAAGgggaaagaaagggagggagtGTGATTAGAAGGTTTTCTGTTTCCATCATTCAGTTTCGTTTAGGCCACAAGGTCGCCGCCACTCCTGGCCTCGTTCATGAATCCATTTGTTTGATactaaagacagaaagaaaaaagataataattACAAACTTAATCTAGTCTGTTGATTACTTAAGACATAGTACAAATGTTTACAGTACTTGTTTTATAACTGACTCTTGGTTCTGACACTGGCTCAAATTAAGATTCTCTTCAGCAAATACTTTGGTCCCATATAAATATTTACTCGGGCCTTCATAAATGGTTTTATAGGGAAACAGACAATGAGGAACTCACCCCACTTGTTGCCCACCAACACAGGGCAAGCTGCATGTCTGGTGCTGTAGTCTCCTTCCCCACTGGCAAAGAGATTGTACCAGAACACTGCAGTACcctgaaagacacacacaggtcagttgtgtggtgaatgaaagcagtaacattgcagggacaagcaAGTAGAGAGTTACGTCCATCTGACGAAAGACGCTTTCACTTGAAGTGAGCGAACACATCACAAAACTCCACTGATGACGGATTTGAATCCGCGACTTGTTTACGGTTGCCTCGCCAATGCTTTTGTGGGTAATTTGTCTCACAAACTTGTTGAATACATTACAAGAACATAGGCACTGGTCAAAAACAGCTCCTTGCCTGCCATGTTcctgaaaataataagagaCGTCTTCCACCTCATACACGTACATCTGGCCTTGCCCCatcttctacttcttctgttGAGTCTTATGGGGGTCAgcatccataagtgttgcattaccaccatctgctggactgtaCCTAGCCCCATCTATTCCGGCACTGCCGTGTGGCATGTGTGATAAGACAGAAATGTccctgaatgtagctgcatgtgtgaacagTGAAAATCACTGGCAGTGCCTGAAAgattatcccagtaatttactgtgAACTATGTGTAAAAGAGGCTTTTGTTTGCATCAAGTTTATGATGTAAGCTCATTGTAGTATGTATGTTTATCACTGACACAGCTACTGAATCAGTAATAATGGGTGGTAATAAGTGATGAAGCATAACCAGATACCTTTTGGGGCCAAACTGCAGCACCAACATCTGGAAATACTGTGGCTCCACCTGCTGATACATCACTCATCtacaacacagacaaaagagacaaagagagttTAGTGTTTACcggttaaataaaataattccgTAGTCCTAGTAAGTGAAATTGTTGGAAGGCCAGGGATCATATTGCTTCAGTGGTTACATGTATTTTAACATTGATTCCAAGTTATAAAATACATATTGCTGCTTTCTGCATGGTTATGACTCATTTGATATTAAAACTggttcaaataaatattgatattgtgtTCTGTGGCACAGTTTTCACAATACAAAACTATCACTAGTTGTATTTTTGTCGCTTCTTTCCTAGTTCCAGCAAATGCAACACCCTCCTTATTGTATCAGTATAGTAAGTCCTGCTTTAAGTTAGATGTTACTTTTGGGGCAGTGATTTTGCATACTGGGGAAGCCCATAATCAAATATGACAGATAGTCACTGATGTATAATGCCAGGGTGTTACCCTGAGCAAAGCCACAAATGAAATAGTATAGTTTAGCTATTTCATCGGCAAGTATGAGACTGCTCAATTTATTCCGTTTTTCTAACCACAAGGACTAAATTTTACTCAGTACCATGTGGGGTGAGAGAATTCACTGTTCTGCCTGTTTAAGGCCCCATTTTGTTAAACCTACTGTCAGCTTAGTTAAGTTAAAACTTAATGGGATTGCTTCAGctaattcacattttaaaaaagtaattatcTGCAAGAAGCAATTGGTTTTGTATTGGTAATGTTAGCTTTCAGATTAATAATGGCTGTATGTTTtcttgtatatacagtacatgtccaGCCCTGTTTAAAATAGACATAAATGGTCAACCGTGTATGACCGGCTGTTAATTGTACAGTATTATATAGTACAGAGCCACAGTTACATTAAGTGTTTCACTAAGTGTTGTAAAAACCCCAAAACCTAGTGCTATGAAACCCAAATTCTTTACTGATAGGTGTTTTTACTgaaattattttgcatttttcatctATGAAACCCTGATTTTCCAGCAGctttaaaacagatttaaagtgGACACAAATAACTAATTCCACAATAcacatttactgtttgtctACTTGTTCTAAAGCATATATAAATCTATATTACGCAGTGATTATATTTAGTGCAATATTAAATCCCTTGATTCCACATTATACATGATTTTATACACATGAACCCCATAGTTCAGCATAATATATTATGTATCTTTGGAAACACTGATCTTGACTGTTATGGAATTTTCaatctttaggggttacaaattagtctaattggttcactagtttctaaacaaggaactgcattttacccATTTTAGTTCAGATCACGTTGCATGGAACTTCAGGTCACTGTCAACACATTCTGGCTACGCATTCActtatctgtgttgtctaggaagGCCCCCTCCAaccttggtaaccatggcaatgctgatttacACTTCATCAGAGAGGCTTCTGTTTCCCCAAACATCAAAGACAGCTGCATATCCAAAGAGAggcagtgtctctctctgtaagACTTGATGTTAGTTACTCTGTGACCCAAAGGCTCAGGCTTGACCCAATGTAACCCAATTtataacccctaaagatggaaaattccataacattGACTAGTTGGCCCAAAGAGTAAGTCTGAAAAGTTGAAGGTGGTTTGGCCATAGTCCAGGTTAAATTTATGCGTTATCAGCTTTGGTATTTGAGTGCAATTATCAAGATTTGACTCACATAGAAGAGCCATGTTGCTATGCGGTTCCCAGTGCCTAGCTCTTTAAAGGCATCTGGCTCATCTTTCTGTGGAGAAACAGTAAAAATAGAGTTTAGTGTCCTGGCATTCAAACACTGCTCTCTTGACATAGAAATTAACTTAAATTGCAGAGGTCGTACCCTTCCAAAGTCAAAGTGAGGTTCATATTGACCTCCAACGCCATAATTTGCAACCtagagagacaaacaaaattGTATACACAGTAAGGgagattgttaaaaaaaatatttcacatgtaTACAACAACTCTTGATTTTATATGGATTTaggaatatataaatataacaacCAAAATAGAACATGAAATAGACTTCCACTCtttaaacacatgaacactTTACCTGCAGCTCTTCTGCAGTATCCATTTCCAGCCCTGTGAGATCCTCAATTCTCTGGTTGATCTTGTCAATCATCGGATCTTCATAGCCAGTGAGCCAAGCACTGGAATAACAGGAGGGAAAGCAGACCAATTGAGAAAGAAGAGGGATATGCTTTTCAGTATGTCAGTGAGGcatatttttggccactaggTGGTAGTAAAGATTTCTTTACTACCATCAGGCCACTGAGAGATATGTCATGCTGAAAACGTGCTGAGAAAAGCTCAAACATAAAGTGAAATTGCGCATTACAACCAgttaatagaaaaagaaaagggaggggaggtatgaagaaatgaaaaataagtaaaCAGATACAGAATCTCCAATCAGCTCAGGGTACAGGGTTGTTACTATGTGTACACTTGAGTCTGTGACTTGTTCACACACGAGTGTAGTTGAGGACTACGACAAAATATTTTCATGGATTCAGTTTTCCTAACACTACCTGCCTTTCATACTCATTCTCACAACACAGTCTAACAGAAGGCCTCTGATAAAATAAGTTGTTGGCTGGGCATAATGGAGCTCGTTCTTGTAAACTACTAAAACATGACACTGGTTCTGAAAACCACATCacataaaaattaattttttttcaggCTAATCCACTAAAAAGCCACAATATCcacattaaaaaatgtccaaCCACAGAGTATTGTGAAAGAGACAATTTATATGATGTCACCACAGCATGCAATATGTGGTGTGATTTTCGGGGATTTAGGGGATTTTTATAGATATCATGCCGTCTATGATGACTCCCACCCCTACTGCCTCATGCAAGTATTTCTAAGTATTCCTGCAGGCGTGCTCTGAGATGCAAGTGTATGTCCAAGAGAGATGAGTCATCTGTATTTATTCAGCATTTGTGTTGATAAGGAGTTAGATTTTTGAAGGGATGCTGGACAGCGTGTCAGCCAACACATTATTTCCTGTAATACAGCCAGTTCAGAGAGAGGTCAAACTCTTCTGAATTCATCTATTTGCCCACTCTATCACTACATGTTCACTGCAAAAATACGTGCAGGCTAGCAcataaatgtacaataaaatcaaaggaaCACCACACCcttgcacccacacacacattaattaCCAAGAACAGTAAAACCAAAGAAACGTGGGGGTTTGGTGGGCTGCTAGCTTGCTATTTTTAGTATCTATCAAAGTGGAACAGTCATCTAAACTACAAGGTGACACTTTCTCTACATCAAGGATGGATGAGAAATTACAAACTCTTCCCACATGTTTGCAGAATATGTCTATACTACGTCTAGACTCGGGCCTCAGAAGTTTCTGTAACACTCTTGCTGATATGGAAGTTGAAGAAGCATATTAGAACCATGACAGCTGTAATGAGCTCATATGAGAATGTGATACAAATGCATTCCTGTAAAGCACAACAGGGAATAGGGCTTCAGTGGTCTGGATCTCAAATAACCTGGGAAGGATGGCTGGGGGAAAGATAACAGTCTGTAGCAACACTGCAGTGCCATGAAAATGTCTAAATCTCTGTGTGGAcagaaagaacaaagaaaacttCAGCTacaccaaaaaacaacaacaacagaggattGTTAAGCTTTGTTGGATCTAAGCTCTGTTTGGTATTAAGGCAGAAATCTAAAAAGTGCAATAATGACAAAATGCTTAACTTCCACCAAATCAAAACATCCTCTGGTGTTTGTTTTCCAAGTGTGgctaaacattttcatttttttttccatagagTTTGCCTGGTGCAGGTCTGGAAGAGTGTTTCAGCCAGGGCacagagatgaagatgaagagttGGATCAGGGGGGAAGGCATTGTGGTCCTCCTTCTGACCTGTAAACCCCTTACCTCTTGGAGACTCTGTATTGGGCGGTGGTAAGTTTCCCAGTTTGGGGGTCATGCACCGTGGCTCGCCTTAACTACAGTAGTTCCCGCAGCACAAGGACACCGAGGTGTAGGAAAAGAAGATAcaaagggaaggaaaaaaatggaatgTGATACACACAACAGGACAAGTGGAAAGTAAGgtaagagaggaggaaagagggagaaaaaagaaagcagatCCAGTCACTAGTTGTCAATGTTATTCTTAAGAAGGGCCAAGAGAGTGTTCCATGAGGCAATGCTAGAAACCAAATTcccattaaaaatgtaactttaagGAATAAACAACTGCCTCTAATACACCTCCTGGCTCCCAAAAAGCAACTATGTTAATATCAACAGTAGAAAAAGTAACACATTTTGACACCTCCTCTGTCTTCTTGTGTTACCTTTCTGTAGCAGACTCCTGAGCAGAAACTTATCCATAACAGATCCTCAAAAAATAGCAGCATAATCCTGTTTTCAattgaaaatgtctttattcCAATCTATCACTTCCAAGaatgctttcttttctttcttccatttCTGTGAGATACATTTGCATATAACAtgctttataaaccaataaTATTTATGTATGGTGTATAAAGCTTAGATCAGCTGGATCTTGTGCTTCAGCTCAAGAGCCATTACGCTACGGAAAGAGCGGAGAGATGGAGTTCTGGACCGACGGGAGAACAGAGGAGAAATTTGTTTGAGTTATTTTGggggaaaaaggaggagagaatctcactttctcctctgctctttccTCTATTCTTGGCGGCTCCTGACTGTGCCTTACCTTTTGCTGATCCGGTATGAAGCTGTCTCCAGCACTCCCGTGATGGGGTTGGAGATGGTGGCCCTGCGTAGCTGTGAAGCCAGGGACATGATTTAtccacacatagacacacacatacagatgtgtgtgcctgtgtgcttGCCTAACTAGCAACATCACATCAACCAGCCTCACAGCTTTGACCTCCCTTCCCCCAACACACTAAACCACATGACAGAAACTGAATATGCTTAACACATTTTCCTGTTAgatcacagtgaaatgaaaagtgaCCGATATAGCTTTATATATGCAGGAGCACTGAAAACACTTCATTTTGTTCATGGCTGCAGCAtcaagatgaagaaaaacacatggcTTACTCTTGGCTTTGCCAGCTGCTTGACCCTCTCGATTTCTTTGTCAGAGATGATCTCAAGGTAGCGGACTATGTAGGGGCGGTCCCACTCATCTTGCTGTTTGACAGGTGCCAGCACGTAGTGGGGATTGCGATTGTTGTCATAGTAACGACAGAACAGTCGGCTCTGCCTGCGGGGTGTCTGAttgtgagaaaagaaaaaacatggaGCAAAGGGATTATAACTGAGCTGTCCTTTACAAGTTggtaattgcatttttttttgtatttctatgtCTTTCTCACCAATCTGATGCCCTCCCCACGACACAGCATCTCATACTTCTTCCTCTCAGGGATCAAACTATTGGAGACCTTTTtgggcttcttcttcttttcagttGTTTCTCTTTTCCCTCGCTCCTTCTGTTTCTCAGCCTCATCTTCTGCAGCCTTCTTCTGCTTCTCCAACTGGAAGTTAAAGTATTTCAGGTTGCCCTTGGCGCGCTGGTGCTCTGGgtctgaaaatggaaaaatgaaagagCAACAGAAATAATAGTAAATAAGAAACAATGgtaataaaatatatcacaCCGCCTGCAATCAAAGTAACTGAGCTTCCAACACGACATAATTATGCGCTATTTATTTAATCCCAACTTATCTAGTTCTCAGAACTAAGATGCACAAACAGGACAAAATAATTCAGAGGCTCTTTTGGAAGAAAATGTCAGGTCACATGAAGACTTcatcataacatttttttaaattcatgtttcCAAGACAACACAGTGCTGTGAAATGTATTGCAGCGTCCATTATTtagatcagtggttcccaacctttttggcccgtgaccccttaaaatgaagTAACATTTCCCTGGAACCCTTCATCACATGTTGCATTGCCAATCAGTTAAGTTACTAATTATTGTCATGATTCACTGgttaatcattttgtccataaaatgtcagagagtAGCGAAAAATATC
This genomic stretch from Thunnus albacares chromosome 14, fThuAlb1.1, whole genome shotgun sequence harbors:
- the p4ha1b gene encoding prolyl 4-hydroxylase subunit alpha-1b isoform X1; this translates as MLSFRVDLPCWCFLLLSCLQSLSAHNDFFTSIGQMTDLLYTEKDLVTSLKDYIRAEENKLERVKSWADKLDSLTAAAIQDPEGFLGHPVNAFKLMKRLNTEWGDLESLVLSDTTDGFISNLTIQRQHFPTDEDQTGAAKALLRLQDTYRLDANTISTGNLPGVKHKSLMTVEDCYELGKIAYSDVDYYHTELWMAQALKQLDEGEESTLDKVTVLDYLSYAIYQQGEIERALEYTKRLLDLDPEHQRAKGNLKYFNFQLEKQKKAAEDEAEKQKERGKRETTEKKKKPKKVSNSLIPERKKYEMLCRGEGIRLTPRRQSRLFCRYYDNNRNPHYVLAPVKQQDEWDRPYIVRYLEIISDKEIERVKQLAKPRLRRATISNPITGVLETASYRISKSAWLTGYEDPMIDKINQRIEDLTGLEMDTAEELQVANYGVGGQYEPHFDFGRKDEPDAFKELGTGNRIATWLFYMSDVSAGGATVFPDVGAAVWPQKGTAVFWYNLFASGEGDYSTRHAACPVLVGNKWVSNKWIHERGQEWRRPCGLNETE
- the p4ha1b gene encoding prolyl 4-hydroxylase subunit alpha-1b isoform X2 encodes the protein MLSFRVDLPCWCFLLLSCLQSLSAHNDFFTSIGQMTDLLYTEKDLVTSLKDYIRAEENKLERVKSWADKLDSLTAAAIQDPEGFLGHPVNAFKLMKRLNTEWGDLESLVLSDTTDGFISNLTIQRQHFPTDEDQTGAAKALLRLQDTYRLDANTISTGNLPGVKHKSLMTVEDCYELGKIAYSDVDYYHTELWMAQALKQLDEGEESTLDKVTVLDYLSYAIYQQGEIERALEYTKRLLDLDPEHQRAKGNLKYFNFQLEKQKKAAEDEAEKQKERGKRETTEKKKKPKKVSNSLIPERKKYEMLCRGEGIRLTPRRQSRLFCRYYDNNRNPHYVLAPVKQQDEWDRPYIVRYLEIISDKEIERVKQLAKPRLRRATVHDPQTGKLTTAQYRVSKSAWLTGYEDPMIDKINQRIEDLTGLEMDTAEELQVANYGVGGQYEPHFDFGRKDEPDAFKELGTGNRIATWLFYMSDVSAGGATVFPDVGAAVWPQKGTAVFWYNLFASGEGDYSTRHAACPVLVGNKWVSNKWIHERGQEWRRPCGLNETE